AATGAAGAAGATAATTATTCAAATAACTCTAATACATTAAAAACAAAAGTAAATGAATTAGAAAAGCAACTAGAAATATTTGAAACCCGATCTAAAAATGATGAGAAATATATTAAGAATTTAACAAAGCAGTTAGATCAACAAAATAGTAATGTTAATACACTGAATAAACTATTGGAAAATCAACAAATATTAGCTTTAGAAAGTAATAAAAAGATTCAGAAACTAGAGAATCAATTAGAGGAAGAAAGACAGCTTAATTATTCTTTTGATACATCTTCTAATGATAGACAAAACGTTAATGCGCAAGAAGCAACATTTACCGAAGAATCTAAAGATAATAATCAACAACAAGAGGAAAATCAAACGACAGATAAAGATATAGATCCTAAAGTTATATTTGAAGAGAATAGGAATGAAGATATAAATCAATCAACTAATGCGAAGGAAAATGAACGAGTTGAAAAACAAGATCCTAATACTAATGATGAGGTCGAACGACCATCTAAAAAGGGATTTTGGAGTCGCTTGTTTGGTAACTAATTCTATTAAAAAGACACAAGAAGTTTATAAACTTCTTGTGTCTTTTTATGTGGATTGAACTTCTGATAATCATCGATTATGTAAATGGTTGGTATAAGATAAATAATTATATATACCTTATAAAATATAATAGCAATTATGGTGTTAGGCATCATCACTCACCATATATAAGCTTTCTTATATGTTATTATTTAATTATATTAAAGAAAGATAAAAAGTGGTTCTGTTGCAAAGTTAGAAAAATATAGCTAACTACCATTTTATCATGTCGTTGTTCCCTTAACTGGCTAACATATCCCTAATTTCGTGGCATGGCGAAAATCCGTAGATCTGAAGAGATCTGCGGTTCTTTTTATATAGAGCGTAAATACATTCAATACCTTTTAAAGTATTCTTTGCCGTATTGATACTTTGATATCTTGTCTTTCTTACTTTAATATGACGGTGATCTTGCTCAATGAGGTTATTCAGATATTTCGATGTACAATGACAGTCAGGTTTAAGTTTAAAAGCTTTAATTACTTTAGCTATTGCTACTTTCGTTGAAGGTGCCTGATCTGTAATTACCTTTTGAGGTTTACCAAATTGTTTAATGAGACGTTTGATAAACGCATATGCTGAATGATTATCTCGTTGCTTACGCAACCAAATATCTAATGTATGTCCCTCTGCATCAATGGCACGATATAAATAGCTCCATTTTCCTTTTATTTTGATGTACGTCTCATCAATACGCCATTTGTAATAAGCTTTTTTATGCTTTTTCTTCCAAATTTGATACAAAATTGGGGCATATTCTTGAACCCAACGGTAGACTGTTGAATGATGA
Above is a window of Staphylococcus hsinchuensis DNA encoding:
- a CDS encoding IS6-like element IS257 family transposase; its protein translation is MNYFRYKQFNKDVITVAVGYYLRYALSYRDISEILRERGVNVHHSTVYRWVQEYAPILYQIWKKKHKKAYYKWRIDETYIKIKGKWSYLYRAIDAEGHTLDIWLRKQRDNHSAYAFIKRLIKQFGKPQKVITDQAPSTKVAIAKVIKAFKLKPDCHCTSKYLNNLIEQDHRHIKVRKTRYQSINTAKNTLKGIECIYALYKKNRRSLQIYGFSPCHEIRDMLAS
- a CDS encoding DUF536 domain-containing protein, coding for MKTIKMLADELNVTKQTIVNNAKSLNITFEKENGINYINEKDCLKIVNKITKKEDTTKSKISNSKEIFNEDVTKFKNEEDNYSNNSNTLKTKVNELEKQLEIFETRSKNDEKYIKNLTKQLDQQNSNVNTLNKLLENQQILALESNKKIQKLENQLEEERQLNYSFDTSSNDRQNVNAQEATFTEESKDNNQQQEENQTTDKDIDPKVIFEENRNEDINQSTNAKENERVEKQDPNTNDEVERPSKKGFWSRLFGN